GCCGCAGGACCTGCGCGAGGACCCGGTCCTGTTCGAACAGGCCCAGATCGCCACGCCCGACGGCGGCGTCGTGCGCGCCGGCGACGTGGCCCGCATTCAGCGCCGCGAAGGTCCGGTCAAGATCGACCGGGAGAACGCCTCCCGCTTCGCCGTGATCCAGGCCTATGTCCAGGGTCGCGACCTGGTCGGCTTCGTCAAGGAAGCCCAGGCCAATGTCGCGCGCGAGGTTCCGCTGCCGCCAGGCTACCGTATCGCCTGGGGCGGACAGTTCGAGAACCAGAAACGCGCCGCCGCACGGCTGGGCGTGGTGGTGCCGATGGCGCTGGGTCTGATCTTCCTCGTCCTGTTCATCAGCCTGAAGTCCACGCGCCAGTCGCTGCTGATCCTGGCCAACATTCCGTTCGCGATGATCGGCGGGTTGGTGGCCCTGTGGATCTCAGGCGAGTACCTCTCGGTTCCCGCCTCGGTCGGCCTGATCGCCCTGCTGGGCATCGCGGTGCTCAACGGCCTGGTTCTCGTCTCGCACTTCAACGAGCTGGTGCAGCGCGGCCGCGACGTCGCCACGGCCGTCACCGAGGGCGCGCGGCGCCGGCTGCGGCCGGTGCTGATGACCGCCAGCATCACCGCGCTGGGCCTGGTGCCGCTGCTGACCGCCACCGGTCCCGGCTCCGAGATCCAGCGGCCGCTCGCCATCGTCGTGGTGGGAGGTCTGGTGACCTCCACCCTGCTCACCCTGATCCTGCTGCCCATTCTCTATCGCCGCTTCGGCGTCGAGCCCGGGGCCGCAGCGCTGGAGGCTTCATCGTGAAAACCGTTCTTCTCGCCGCCGCGGCCGGCCTGGTCCTGGCCTCCGCCGCCAGCGCCGCCGACACCGGCTGGACGCGCCCGGATTTCCTGCCCAGCGACGCGCGCATCCTGTCGGCGCTGGAGGGCTCGCCGGAGCTGGCCGAGGCCCGCGCCCTGCAACGCGGCGCCGAAGCCGAACAGCGCGGCCTGGCCGCCGGTCCCCACGAGACAACGATCGGCCTCTCCAGCGATCGACGCCGGGTGCGCGGCGAAGGCGACTTCGCCGAATGGTCCTTGCAGGCCAGCCGGGCCCTGCGCTCGCCGGGCAAACGGACCCTCGACCTGGCGGCAGGCGCGGCGGGCGCCCTGGCCGCGCGCGACAGCGTGGATGACGCGCGCCACCAGGCCTCGCTGCGCCTCGCGGGACTGTGGATCGAATGGCTGGAGGCTGAGGCCCGCATCGCGGTCGACCGCGACGAGATCGCCGTCGAGCAGAAGGAGGTCGCGGCTCTTCGGCGTCGGGTGGAACTTAAGGACGCCGCCCTGCTGGATCTGGAACTGGCGCAGGCGGCGCTGGCCCGCGCCCAGGCCGCCCTGGCCGAAACCCAGGGACGCGCCGAGGCCGCGCGCTCGGCGCTCGACATGCTCTACCCGGGCTTGGCCCCGGCCCAAGCGCCGGCCCTGTCCGAGCCGGTCGCCCCGACCCGCGCCCTCGACGACTGGATCCCGGTGGTCATCGCGCGAAGCCACGAGATCACCATCGCCAAGGCGCTGGCGGATCGCGACGGCGCGCTGGCCCGTCGCGCGAAGCTGGATCAGCGTCCCGACCCGACCCTGGCCCTGCGGGTGTTCAACGAGCGCGGCGGCGCCGAGACGGGCGCGGGGCTCACGGTCAGCATTCCGTTCGGCGGCGCGGGACGCTCGGCGACGGCCGAGCGCCAGACCGCGTCGGCCTCCGCCGCCGAAGCGCGCTATCGGATGGTGGCGCGCAACGTCGAGGCCGAAGGCCGCAACGACGTGGCCAAGGCCCGATCGGGCCTTTCGGCCTGGGCGCGTTCGCGCGAGGCGACAGCCGCCGCCGCACAGGCCGCCGATCGCGTTCAGCGGGCTTACGCCCTGGGCGAGCGGGACCTGACAGACGTGCTCGCGGCCCGCCGTCAGTTGTTCGACGCGCGCCGCACCGAGGTCTCGGCGCGCGCGGCCGCCCAGGGCGCCTTGCTGCGTCTGGCTCTGGACGCCCACGAACTCTGGCTTTCCGAGGAGGAAGGGTCGCAATGACGGTGATGGTCGGCTTGGCGCTTGCTGTGGCGCTTTTTCAACCTAAGTCGACCACCACGGTCGTGATCGGCGACATCGGCAGCCGCGCGTTCGTGTTCCGGTCGGTCGGCCTCGACCAGCGTCGCGAAAGCCGCCCCGTCCTGCGCGGATGGATGTGCCGCCGCGCGCCCGGCGCGTCCGTCCAGCGTCTAGCCGTCATCGCCGAAGACCGCGCCGGCGCGGTGATCTGGAAACAGGTCGTCGCGCCCCCGGCCTTTGCGCCCGGGCGAAGCGGTGAGTGTCGCGTCCTGCGGATCGCCGTTCCCCCCGACGTTGCCCCGAACGCCGCCGTCTGGCGATTGGCGCGCCCCTAGGGCGCGACGCCGTCCCGCGCTCGCACCCCATCCAGCACCAGGGCCGTCACCGCCGCCACGGCCTCTTCCAGAAAGCCCTTGTCGGACAACGATCCGCCCGACAGCGCGCGCACCTGGACGGCGAAGTCGGCGTAGTGCTGGGTCAAGGCCCAGATGGCGAAGATCAGATGCGGCGGGTCGACGGAGGCGAGCTTGCCTGTCGCGACCCAATCCTCGATCACGGCGACCTTGGCGTCGAACACCGCCTTGAGCGGGCCCGTAAGAACCGGCTTCAACAGCGGTGCGCCGCGTAGCATTTCCAGGGCGAACAGGCGCGAGACCTCGGGATGGTCGCGACTCATCGCCAGCTTGGCCTTGATCAGGGCGCTGATCGCCTCGGCCGGATCGTCCTCTGGCCGGAAGCCGGCCAGCGGCGCCAGCCATCGCGACAGTCCCTGCTCCAGCACAGCCACGTAGAGCGCGTCCTTGGACGGGTAGTAGTAGAGCAGATTGGCCTTCGACAGCCCTGCGGCGCGGGCGATGGCGTCGAGGCTGGCCCCGTCCAGGCCCAGGCGCGCGAAGACCGACAACGCCGCCGCCAGGATCACGGCCTTACGGGCCTCGCCGGCCTGGGCGCGACGGCCGGCCGGCGGCGGAGCGTCCGCCGTTTCGCCTGCCGATTGGGCGGCCTTGACCAGAGCGCGGGCGCCGGAAGACCTCGCGCCGCCGCGACCGGCCATGCGCCCCCGCGGCGGCTTGACGGACTTGGCGGCGGGACCGGTCATCGGCTCTCGAACTTGGACCAAATGGTCAAACTTGAACCAGATGGTTCGGATTGCAGCGTTCGGCGGAATGGTATTCCATGCAGGCTGGACATCACAAGGAGCCGCGCCGATGAGCTCGCCGATCGCCCCGCTGTCGCCCGGCTGCGTGATGCTGCCCGCCCGGCCCGAGCCCCTGCCGATCGATCCCAAGACGACGGCAGTGATCGTCATCGACATGCAGAACGCCTACGCCTCGCCCGGCGGCTATCTGGACCTGGCCGGCTTCGACATCTCGGGCGCGGCCGGGGTGATCGACAAGATCGCCGAGATCCTGCCTGTGGCCCGCGCGGCCGGCATGACGGTGATCTATTTCCAGAACGGCTGGGACGACCAATATGTCGAGGCCGGCGGTCCCGGCTCGCCCAACTGGTGGAAATCCAACGCCCTGAAGACGATGCGCGCCCGGCCCGAACTGCAGGGCAAGCTGCTGGCCCGGGGCCAGTGGGAATATGAGCTCGTCGACGCGCTCAAGCCCCTGCCCAGCGACATCCAGCTGCACAAGACGCGCTATTCCGGCTTCTTCAACAGCCAGCTGGACAGCGTGCTGCGGGCGCGCGGCATCCGCCACCTGGTGTTCGTCGGCATCGCCACGAACGTCTGCGTGGAGTCGACCCTGCGCGACGGCTTCTTCCTTGAGTATTTCGGGACCGTGCTGGAGGACGCCACCCACCAGGCGGGCCCCGACTTCGTCCAGAAGGCCGCGCTTTTCAACATCGAGAGCTTCTTCGGCTGGGTGTCGAACACCACCGACTTCAAGGGAACGTTCGGACAGCTGGCGCCGTCATGAGCAGCTTAAATCAGGTGTCATCCCGGCCGTAGCGAAGCGGAGAGCCGGGACCCAGGGGTGGCCTCACCAGCGGCGGCCCCTGGGTCCCGGATAAGCCCTCCGGGCTTTCCGGGATGACACGTTTGGACCTGGAAAAAGGAACGAGACCCCAATGCCCAAGACCGTCATCACCCCGCCCGGGACAGGCGTCCCCATCGCCCCATTCTCGCCAGGAACGATGGCCGACGGCGTCGTCTATGTCTCTGGCACCCTGGCCTTCGACAAGGACAACAACGTCGCCTTCCCCGGCGACGCCGAGGCCCAGACCCGGCAGGTGCTGGAGACCATCAAGTCTGTCATCGAGACCGCCGGCGGCACGATGGAGGACGTGACCATGAACCACATCTTCCTGACCGACTGGGTTCACTACGCCCCGATGAACAAGGTCTACGCCGAGTACTTCCCCGGCGACAAACCGGCCCGCTACTGCATCCAGTGCGGCCTGGTGAAGCCCGGCTTCGTGGTCGAGATCGCGTCCGTGGCGCACGTGGGGAAGAAGTAGCCAGCCATGACTTCAGGCGTCGTCGACGGCATCTTCTACGAGCTCCACGGAGGCCCTGTCGCCGGTAGAGACGCCGTGCTGCTGTCGTCGGGCCTGGGCGGCTCGGGGGCGTTCTGGGCGCCGCAGATGCAGGCCCTGACCGAGCGCTGGCCGGTGGTCACCTACGACCATCGCGGCACGGGCCGCAGCGTTCGCGAACTGCCGCCCCACTACACCATCGCGCACATGGCCGATGACATGGTCAAGGTCATGGACGCCCTGGGCCTTTCCAAGGCCCACGTGGTCGGCCACGCGGCCGGGGGCAATGCGGGGCTGCAACTGGCGCTGGATCACCCTGATCGCCTGGCCAAGCTGGTGGTCGTCAACGGCTGGAGCCGTCCCGACCCGCACATCAAGCGCTGCTTTGACACCCGCCTCCATCTGCTGAACGACACGGGCCCGGAGGCTTATGTCCACGCCCAGCCGATCTTCCTCTATCCGGCCGACTGGATCTCGCGGAACCACACCCGGCTGATGGCCGAGGAGGCTCACCACGTGGCAGGTTTCCCGCCCCGCGAGGTCATGCTGGCGCGGATCAACGCCCTGCTGGCCTTCGACATCGACGCGCGGCTGGAAGAGATCACACACCGGGTGCTGATCAGCGCCAGCGCCGACGACATGCTGGTGCCGATGCTCTGCTCCCAGCGCCTGGCCGGCCGCCTTCCCAACGCCGATTTCCAGCAGGTCGCCTGGGGCGGCCACGGCTTCACCGTCACCGATCCCGAGACCTTCAACGAAGGTCTGGTGACGTTCCTGGAGGGGACGTGACCTTAGTTCCTCCCCCGCGATGCGGGGGAGGTGGCCCAAAGGGCCGAAGGGGGCTGGCGGCGCCAATGTCCAGCGCGCCCCCTCAGTCGCTCCGCGACAGCTCCCCCGCATCGCGGGGGAGCATCTTCAATCCCTAGAAGGCTAATCATCCCATGCAGGTCGGCGTCTTCATTCCCATCGGCAACAACGGCTGGCTCATCTCCGAGACCTCGCCGCAGTACATGCCCAGTTTCGAGCTGAACAAGGAGATCACCCAGAAGGCCGAGCAGTACGGCTTCGACTTCGCCCTCTCGATGATCAAGCTGCGCGGGTTCGGCGGCAAGACGCAGTTCTGGGAGCATAACCTCGAGAGCTTCACCCTGATGGCGGGCCTCGCTGCGGTGACCTCCAAGATCAAGATCTTCGCCACCGTCGCCACCCTGACCATCCCGCCGGCCATCGTGGCGCGCATGGCCTCGACCATCGACTCGATCGCGCCGGGCCGCTTTGGCGTGAACCTGGTCACCGGCTGGCAGAAGGCCGAGTACAGCCAGATGGGCCTGTGGCCGGGCGAGCAGCACTATACCGACCGCTACAACTACCTGGCCGAATACACGACCGTGCTGAAGGACCTGCTGGAGACCGGGGTGTCGGACTTCAAGGGCAAGTACTTCCAGATGGACGACTGCCGGGTCAGCCCGCACCCCAAGGAAACCAAGCTGATCTGCGCCGGCTCGTCCGACGAGGGCCTGGCCTTCACGGCGCAGTACGCCGACTACAGCTTCGCCCTGGGCAAGGGCGTCAACACCCCGACCGCCTTCGCCAGCGTCAACCAACGCCTCGAAGCCGCCGCCGCCAAGACCGGCCGCGACGTCCAGTCCTTCATCCTGTTCATGGTCATCGCCGACGAGACCGACGAGAAGGCGCTGGCCAAATGGCAGAAATACCGCGACGGCGCCGACCAGGAGGCCCTGGCCTGGCTGACCCAGCAGGCGGCGCCCAACGCCAAGGCCGGCGCAACCACCAACACCCAGCAGCTGGCCGCTCCGGAGTCTGCGGTGAACCTCAACATGGGCACGCTGGTGGGCAGCTATGCGAGCATCGCCCGGATGATGGACGAGATCGCGCAGGTCCCCGGCACGGCCGGCGTGCTGCTGACCTTCGACGACTTCGTGCAGGGGGTGCAGGACTTCGGGACCAAGATCCAGCCGCTGATGAAGAGCCGAACGGCGCGATGAGCATCTCAGGCCGGCTCAGCCAGGGTCATCCGCCGCCGGTGGTCGCCAAACGACTATCAGAGCTGCACGGGCACGAAGGGCGTTCCAGACGCAGGGGCGCGCGCAACGCCACGTCGCAGCGGACGGCGAATTGAACGGGAACCGCCCGAAACATGCGAGAAATCGAACGATCGATTTCGCCGCAACACTTTGACGTCATGGAAGAAGGGAATGGTGGACGCGACAGGGATTGAACCTGTGACCCCTACGATGTCAACGTAGTGCTCTCCCGCTGAGCTACGCGTCCGCCGAAGCGATCCGAAGCGTCTTCGTGAAGACGTCCCGGCCGGGAAGGTGTGGGGGTATAGCGGCGGCTCGCGGACTGCGCAAGCCGCCTTTCGCAACTTTTTATGCGGTCAGGCGGCCATCATCTTTTCCACCTCGGCGACAAGGTCGCGCAGGTGGACGGGCTTGGACAGCACCTTGGCGCCGGCGGGCGCGCGATCCTGCGCCGAGAGGGCCACGGCGGCGAAGCCGGTGATGAACATGATGCGCAAGGACGGGTCGCGGGCGGCGGCCTGGCGGGCGACCTCGATGCCGTCCATGCCCGGCATGACGATGTCGGTCAGCAGCAGGTCCCAGGGATGATCCAGGTGCTGGACGGCTTCCTCGCCGTCGGCGCAGGCCTGGACTTCGAAGCCGGCGCGCTCCAGCGCACGGGCCAGGAAGCCGCGGAGGGAGTCGTCGTCTTCGGCGAGGAGGATGCGGGCCATG
The DNA window shown above is from Caulobacter sp. FWC26 and carries:
- a CDS encoding TolC family protein; this translates as MKTVLLAAAAGLVLASAASAADTGWTRPDFLPSDARILSALEGSPELAEARALQRGAEAEQRGLAAGPHETTIGLSSDRRRVRGEGDFAEWSLQASRALRSPGKRTLDLAAGAAGALAARDSVDDARHQASLRLAGLWIEWLEAEARIAVDRDEIAVEQKEVAALRRRVELKDAALLDLELAQAALARAQAALAETQGRAEAARSALDMLYPGLAPAQAPALSEPVAPTRALDDWIPVVIARSHEITIAKALADRDGALARRAKLDQRPDPTLALRVFNERGGAETGAGLTVSIPFGGAGRSATAERQTASASAAEARYRMVARNVEAEGRNDVAKARSGLSAWARSREATAAAAQAADRVQRAYALGERDLTDVLAARRQLFDARRTEVSARAAAQGALLRLALDAHELWLSEEEGSQ
- the rutR gene encoding HTH-type transcriptional regulator RutR; this translates as MTGPAAKSVKPPRGRMAGRGGARSSGARALVKAAQSAGETADAPPPAGRRAQAGEARKAVILAAALSVFARLGLDGASLDAIARAAGLSKANLLYYYPSKDALYVAVLEQGLSRWLAPLAGFRPEDDPAEAISALIKAKLAMSRDHPEVSRLFALEMLRGAPLLKPVLTGPLKAVFDAKVAVIEDWVATGKLASVDPPHLIFAIWALTQHYADFAVQVRALSGGSLSDKGFLEEAVAAVTALVLDGVRARDGVAP
- the rutB gene encoding pyrimidine utilization protein B, coding for MSSPIAPLSPGCVMLPARPEPLPIDPKTTAVIVIDMQNAYASPGGYLDLAGFDISGAAGVIDKIAEILPVARAAGMTVIYFQNGWDDQYVEAGGPGSPNWWKSNALKTMRARPELQGKLLARGQWEYELVDALKPLPSDIQLHKTRYSGFFNSQLDSVLRARGIRHLVFVGIATNVCVESTLRDGFFLEYFGTVLEDATHQAGPDFVQKAALFNIESFFGWVSNTTDFKGTFGQLAPS
- the rutC gene encoding pyrimidine utilization protein C; the protein is MPKTVITPPGTGVPIAPFSPGTMADGVVYVSGTLAFDKDNNVAFPGDAEAQTRQVLETIKSVIETAGGTMEDVTMNHIFLTDWVHYAPMNKVYAEYFPGDKPARYCIQCGLVKPGFVVEIASVAHVGKK
- the rutD gene encoding pyrimidine utilization protein D produces the protein MTSGVVDGIFYELHGGPVAGRDAVLLSSGLGGSGAFWAPQMQALTERWPVVTYDHRGTGRSVRELPPHYTIAHMADDMVKVMDALGLSKAHVVGHAAGGNAGLQLALDHPDRLAKLVVVNGWSRPDPHIKRCFDTRLHLLNDTGPEAYVHAQPIFLYPADWISRNHTRLMAEEAHHVAGFPPREVMLARINALLAFDIDARLEEITHRVLISASADDMLVPMLCSQRLAGRLPNADFQQVAWGGHGFTVTDPETFNEGLVTFLEGT
- the rutA gene encoding pyrimidine utilization protein A; translated protein: MQVGVFIPIGNNGWLISETSPQYMPSFELNKEITQKAEQYGFDFALSMIKLRGFGGKTQFWEHNLESFTLMAGLAAVTSKIKIFATVATLTIPPAIVARMASTIDSIAPGRFGVNLVTGWQKAEYSQMGLWPGEQHYTDRYNYLAEYTTVLKDLLETGVSDFKGKYFQMDDCRVSPHPKETKLICAGSSDEGLAFTAQYADYSFALGKGVNTPTAFASVNQRLEAAAAKTGRDVQSFILFMVIADETDEKALAKWQKYRDGADQEALAWLTQQAAPNAKAGATTNTQQLAAPESAVNLNMGTLVGSYASIARMMDEIAQVPGTAGVLLTFDDFVQGVQDFGTKIQPLMKSRTAR
- the cpdR gene encoding cell cycle two-component system response regulator CpdR — translated: MARILLAEDDDSLRGFLARALERAGFEVQACADGEEAVQHLDHPWDLLLTDIVMPGMDGIEVARQAAARDPSLRIMFITGFAAVALSAQDRAPAGAKVLSKPVHLRDLVAEVEKMMAA